A single window of Pseudobdellovibrionaceae bacterium DNA harbors:
- a CDS encoding polymer-forming cytoskeletal protein has product MSEVIEIFGEELSTSHISAVLESGSRFEGKLTFEGTVKIGGEFSGEIFTQDNVVINAGALVEANIEADVIVICGRVEGNLFARRRVIMHPPATFKGTVTSPSLRIDEGVVFEGASYMPKT; this is encoded by the coding sequence ATGTCAGAAGTCATAGAAATCTTTGGGGAAGAGCTGTCCACCTCGCATATTTCCGCGGTTCTGGAGTCGGGATCGCGGTTCGAGGGTAAACTGACGTTCGAAGGCACCGTGAAAATCGGTGGCGAATTCAGCGGAGAGATCTTCACCCAAGACAATGTCGTCATTAACGCCGGTGCGCTTGTCGAAGCGAACATCGAAGCCGACGTCATCGTCATTTGTGGCCGCGTGGAGGGAAACCTCTTCGCGCGGCGCCGCGTGATTATGCATCCTCCCGCGACTTTCAAAGGCACCGTGACCTCACCTTCGCTGCGCATCGATGAGGGCGTGGTTTTCGAGGGTGCTTCGTACATGCCGAAGACGTAA
- a CDS encoding ParB/RepB/Spo0J family partition protein: MPDIINDNSNKKKALGRGIGSLLGGNSSSGLMGNSIEKPVQRPAQPTPAAGASVAAAPAPVAAPAPQPQIPAEARIWKVGIDKLKPSPFQPRTQFEKEKLEELSESIKTSGIIQPIVVRKTGTAGFEIIAGERRWRAAQLAGLHEVPVIMKDMGDRETLEMAIIENIQREDLNPMEEAEAYQRLAHEFELTQQQVAEKVGRERASVTNAIRLLQLPRDVRELIATKELSVGHAKVLLSLPESEEQSKWAQSVLKEGLTVRKLEKMLKKDQTEEPKSATDTAKESVTGRLIQGLSEELQKLLGTKVTIDYHEGKGRVAIQYYTDEQLTSVVDRIRVGCQKS, encoded by the coding sequence ATGCCTGATATCATTAATGATAATTCAAACAAAAAGAAGGCCTTGGGCCGCGGAATTGGTTCTTTGCTTGGAGGTAATTCGAGCTCAGGATTGATGGGAAATAGCATCGAAAAGCCGGTCCAAAGACCGGCTCAGCCGACGCCGGCGGCAGGGGCTTCGGTGGCCGCCGCTCCGGCACCGGTGGCGGCGCCCGCTCCACAACCGCAAATTCCTGCGGAAGCGCGCATCTGGAAGGTGGGAATCGACAAGCTGAAACCTTCACCGTTCCAGCCCCGGACCCAGTTTGAAAAAGAGAAGCTGGAAGAGCTGTCCGAATCGATCAAAACCAGCGGAATTATCCAGCCGATCGTGGTCCGGAAAACGGGAACTGCGGGTTTCGAGATCATCGCGGGTGAACGGCGTTGGCGTGCGGCTCAGCTGGCGGGACTTCACGAAGTTCCCGTCATCATGAAAGACATGGGCGATCGCGAGACGCTCGAGATGGCCATCATCGAAAATATCCAGCGCGAAGACTTGAATCCGATGGAAGAGGCCGAGGCCTACCAACGTCTGGCTCATGAGTTCGAATTGACCCAGCAACAGGTCGCGGAAAAGGTCGGTCGGGAGCGGGCCAGCGTCACCAACGCGATCCGTTTGCTCCAGCTGCCCCGTGACGTTCGCGAACTGATCGCGACTAAAGAACTGTCCGTGGGGCACGCGAAAGTTCTGCTGTCTTTGCCGGAATCCGAAGAGCAATCGAAGTGGGCGCAGTCCGTACTGAAAGAAGGGCTGACCGTTCGTAAGCTTGAGAAAATGCTGAAGAAAGATCAAACTGAAGAGCCCAAATCGGCGACGGACACGGCCAAGGAAAGTGTGACCGGTCGTTTGATCCAGGGTCTGTCCGAAGAGCTGCAGAAGCTCCTTGGAACGAAGGTCACGATTGATTACCATGAGGGTAAGGGCCGCGTGGCCATCCAATATTATACGGACGAGCAACTTACGTCCGTCGTTGATCGGATTCGGGTCGGATGTCAGAAGTCATAG
- the rsmG gene encoding 16S rRNA (guanine(527)-N(7))-methyltransferase RsmG, translating into MDKPSKFGKGAKDENDKAHLGEGLAIHWRLPQWFPELSAQQLGQFKVFHEELLKANKSMNLIGVKTISHADAIHFADCILASREMLKIIGKNEVFDIGVGNGLPGLIMSILSPTTQTTLVVPDPKRAEFVTSLARQFGLNSLKVVTSQIDKLPEGSMNFVVCRGLASISRSILVLRKPVKKGGVVFHMKGEEWFKEVSEIPTQLCSFWRPALMAEYRLPIGEVNFSIVRTDKFSE; encoded by the coding sequence TTGGACAAACCGTCTAAGTTCGGAAAAGGCGCAAAAGACGAAAACGATAAAGCCCATCTGGGTGAAGGTCTGGCTATTCATTGGCGACTGCCGCAATGGTTTCCGGAGCTGAGTGCTCAACAGCTGGGGCAGTTTAAAGTCTTCCATGAAGAGCTTTTGAAGGCCAATAAGTCGATGAACTTGATTGGCGTGAAGACGATTAGTCATGCGGACGCGATTCATTTCGCGGACTGCATCTTGGCGTCTCGGGAAATGCTTAAAATTATTGGTAAAAATGAAGTCTTCGATATTGGAGTAGGCAACGGACTTCCTGGACTGATCATGAGTATCCTGAGTCCGACTACTCAGACTACTCTCGTGGTTCCGGACCCCAAAAGGGCGGAGTTCGTGACTAGTCTGGCTCGACAGTTCGGTTTGAACAGCCTGAAGGTCGTGACTAGTCAGATCGACAAACTTCCGGAAGGATCGATGAACTTCGTGGTTTGTCGGGGCCTCGCGTCAATTAGTCGTAGTATTCTTGTCCTCCGTAAGCCCGTCAAGAAGGGTGGAGTCGTCTTTCATATGAAAGGCGAAGAGTGGTTCAAAGAGGTCTCGGAAATTCCCACTCAACTTTGCAGCTTCTGGCGTCCGGCTCTCATGGCCGAATATCGCCTCCCCATTGGAGAAGTGAATTTCTCCATTGTCCGTACCGACAAGTTTTCGGAATAG
- the atpG gene encoding ATP synthase F1 subunit gamma: MANLKDIRTRIDSTKNTQQITRAMKLVSAAKLRKAQNQIVNMRPYAQTLLRVIGNLVKSEQVKHPLITPHEEVKRVLLLVLSSDRGLAGGFNANISKFTELYLRDNKGKYETLDLMFIGKKSAEFFARRGVKPVETILRLDKDISYALASKVAEKAMKQYLAGEYDEVRLVYNEFKSAISQQVVTETLLPVDLERAGVLGEATQFSPDMIFEPAPEKMIEQLLLKHFTVQVFRGMAESVAAEHGARMTAMENATNNAKEVMNKLTLTYNKARQEKITTELTEIVSGAEALN; the protein is encoded by the coding sequence ATGGCAAATTTGAAGGACATCCGCACGCGGATTGACTCGACGAAGAACACGCAGCAGATCACCCGCGCAATGAAGCTGGTTTCTGCCGCGAAACTTCGTAAAGCGCAGAACCAGATCGTGAACATGCGCCCGTATGCGCAGACACTTCTGCGCGTGATCGGCAATCTCGTGAAGTCGGAACAAGTAAAGCATCCGCTCATCACTCCCCACGAGGAAGTGAAACGCGTTCTGTTGTTGGTTCTCTCGTCGGATCGCGGTCTGGCGGGTGGATTCAACGCGAACATCTCGAAATTCACCGAATTGTACCTGCGTGACAACAAAGGGAAATACGAAACGTTGGACTTGATGTTCATCGGTAAAAAGTCGGCTGAATTCTTCGCTCGTCGCGGGGTGAAGCCCGTCGAAACGATTCTGCGCCTGGATAAAGACATCAGCTACGCGCTGGCGTCGAAAGTCGCGGAAAAGGCGATGAAGCAATATCTCGCGGGCGAATACGACGAAGTCCGTCTCGTCTACAACGAGTTCAAATCGGCCATCTCGCAACAAGTGGTCACCGAGACGCTGTTGCCCGTCGATCTGGAACGTGCGGGCGTGTTGGGCGAAGCGACTCAGTTCTCTCCCGATATGATCTTCGAGCCGGCTCCGGAAAAGATGATTGAGCAACTGCTGCTCAAACACTTCACGGTGCAGGTCTTCCGCGGAATGGCGGAATCGGTTGCGGCCGAACACGGGGCGCGTATGACCGCGATGGAAAACGCGACCAACAACGCGAAGGAAGTGATGAACAAACTGACGCTGACCTACAACAAGGCCCGTCAGGAGAAGATCACGACCGAGTTGACCGAAATCGTCAGCGGTGCGGAAGCTTTGAACTAA
- a CDS encoding ATP synthase F0 subunit B, translating into MLNALGLNHTAFLQFAIFSVTFFVLTFGLFSPFAKALEERQERTKGASAASEDLVNETNSLRQQFETKARSINGEIKSIYDENRSQGVKESEKILTTAREQANSIVEKARASVAAQVTEAQRKLKDEVPVVANAIAAKLLSKKANS; encoded by the coding sequence ATGCTCAACGCTCTAGGGCTGAACCATACAGCCTTTCTTCAGTTCGCTATCTTTTCAGTAACATTCTTTGTTCTGACCTTCGGTCTGTTTTCGCCGTTCGCGAAAGCCCTCGAAGAACGTCAAGAACGCACAAAGGGTGCTTCCGCCGCGTCGGAAGATTTGGTCAACGAGACCAACTCTCTCCGTCAGCAATTCGAGACGAAAGCGCGCTCGATCAATGGCGAAATCAAGTCGATCTACGACGAAAATCGCAGCCAAGGAGTGAAGGAGTCGGAAAAAATTCTGACGACCGCTCGCGAGCAAGCGAACTCCATCGTCGAGAAAGCTCGTGCCTCGGTGGCGGCCCAAGTGACCGAAGCCCAGCGCAAGCTGAAGGATGAAGTTCCCGTCGTGGCCAACGCGATCGCGGCGAAACTTCTTTCGAAGAAGGCGAACTCATGA
- the atpH gene encoding ATP synthase F1 subunit delta has protein sequence MISQIGSRYAKALFEVSESAKNSDAVLGDLRSLGEAVSKNADVKAFLNSPIVSQADKAKIFAPLKGKFSAPVENLLNVLNDKDRLAFAGEIAEAFEALIDEKNGVTRGVVRSAAALDPEQRKNLEETVRKVTGKQVILKFDVDPTLMGGLVATVGGWTFDDSLTSHLTSLKEGLGH, from the coding sequence ATGATTTCGCAAATCGGAAGTCGTTACGCAAAAGCCCTGTTTGAAGTGAGTGAGTCAGCGAAAAACTCCGACGCAGTTCTGGGTGACCTGCGTTCGTTGGGTGAGGCTGTTTCCAAAAACGCCGACGTGAAAGCCTTCTTGAATTCGCCGATCGTGAGCCAAGCCGACAAAGCGAAGATCTTCGCTCCGTTGAAAGGCAAGTTCTCGGCTCCGGTGGAGAATCTTCTGAATGTCTTGAACGACAAGGATCGTTTGGCCTTCGCGGGTGAAATTGCGGAAGCCTTCGAGGCTCTGATCGACGAAAAAAACGGCGTCACTCGTGGCGTGGTTCGTTCGGCCGCCGCGCTCGATCCTGAACAACGCAAGAACCTTGAAGAGACGGTCCGTAAGGTCACCGGTAAACAAGTCATCTTGAAGTTCGATGTCGATCCGACCTTGATGGGTGGCCTGGTGGCGACCGTCGGCGGTTGGACGTTTGACGACAGCCTGACGTCGCATTTGACGTCGTTGAAAGAGGGACTGGGACACTAA
- a CDS encoding F0F1 ATP synthase subunit beta (Produces ATP from ADP in the presence of a proton gradient across the membrane. The beta chain is a regulatory subunit) produces the protein METGKVTQVLGPVVDVQFPASQMPPINTALRVSNKAINDQEYNLVLEVAQHLGDSVCRTIAMDSTEGLVRGAKVQSTGKMIQAPVGEGVLGRIVNVIGEPIDEAGPLKTTESWDIHRAAPKFEDQATATEMLMTGIKVVDLLAPYAKGGKIGLFGGAGVGKTVLIQELIRNIATEHGGYSVFAGVGERTREGNDL, from the coding sequence ATGGAAACCGGAAAAGTAACACAGGTGTTGGGACCCGTCGTTGACGTTCAGTTCCCCGCATCGCAGATGCCGCCGATCAACACCGCTCTGCGCGTGTCTAACAAGGCGATCAACGATCAAGAATACAACCTCGTACTCGAAGTGGCTCAGCACTTGGGTGACTCGGTTTGCCGTACGATCGCGATGGACTCGACTGAAGGTCTGGTCCGCGGCGCGAAAGTGCAGAGCACGGGTAAAATGATTCAAGCACCCGTGGGCGAAGGCGTCCTCGGTCGTATCGTGAACGTCATCGGCGAGCCGATCGACGAAGCGGGTCCCTTGAAGACCACTGAATCGTGGGACATTCACCGTGCGGCTCCGAAATTCGAAGACCAAGCGACGGCGACTGAAATGCTCATGACCGGTATCAAGGTCGTCGACCTTCTCGCGCCTTACGCGAAGGGTGGAAAGATCGGTCTGTTCGGTGGTGCGGGCGTCGGTAAGACGGTCCTGATCCAGGAACTGATCCGTAACATCGCGACGGAGCACGGTGGTTACTCGGTCTTCGCCGGCGTCGGCGAGCGCACTCGTGAAGGAAACGATCTT
- the atpA gene encoding F0F1 ATP synthase subunit alpha, with translation MDTQIRAEEISRVLKEQISQYAKKVEVNETGTVLSVGDGVARVYGLENVMAGELVEFPNETFGMVLNLEESFVGVVVFGEDRAIKEGDTVKRTKAIVETPVGEALLGRVVNALGQAIDGRGEIKTEHKRVVELKAPGIVYRQSVSEPLQTGIKAIDAMIPIGRGQRELIIGDRQTGKTAIAIDTIINQKGLGVQCFYVAIGQKQSTIAVVVEKLRAAGALEYTTIIAAGASDPAPMQFLAAYTGTAMAEYFRDTGRHALIVYDDLTKQAQAYRQLSLLLRRPPGREAYPGDVFYLHSRLLERAAKLSADKGGGSLTALPIIETQAGDISAYIPTNVISITDGQIFLQSDLFYKGIRPAIDVGKSVSRVGGAAQIKAMKQVAGTIKLELAQFRALEAFAAFASDLDKASQQQLARGRRLVEILKQGQYQPFRVEDQIISIWGATNGYADGIDEKDVKRWEKEMLEFVKTKYSHIAKNIAEKKAITDETKAALKQALEEFKAIFK, from the coding sequence ATGGATACGCAAATTCGCGCCGAAGAAATCAGCCGCGTCCTGAAAGAACAGATCAGCCAGTACGCTAAAAAAGTCGAAGTGAACGAAACCGGAACCGTTTTGTCGGTCGGTGACGGTGTCGCTCGCGTGTACGGTTTGGAAAACGTCATGGCCGGTGAGCTCGTTGAGTTCCCGAACGAAACCTTCGGTATGGTCTTGAACCTCGAAGAAAGCTTCGTCGGGGTTGTCGTGTTCGGTGAAGACCGCGCGATCAAAGAAGGCGATACCGTTAAGCGCACCAAAGCGATCGTCGAAACTCCCGTTGGTGAAGCCCTCTTGGGTCGCGTGGTGAACGCCCTGGGACAAGCGATCGACGGACGTGGTGAAATCAAGACAGAACACAAACGTGTCGTCGAGCTGAAGGCACCCGGTATCGTTTACCGTCAATCGGTCAGCGAACCCCTTCAGACCGGTATCAAAGCGATCGACGCGATGATCCCGATCGGCCGTGGTCAGCGTGAATTGATCATCGGTGACCGTCAGACCGGTAAGACCGCCATCGCGATCGATACCATCATCAACCAAAAAGGTCTGGGCGTTCAGTGCTTCTACGTCGCCATCGGACAGAAACAGTCGACCATCGCGGTCGTCGTTGAAAAGCTCCGCGCGGCCGGCGCTCTCGAATACACCACCATCATCGCGGCGGGTGCTTCGGATCCCGCTCCCATGCAGTTCTTGGCTGCCTACACCGGTACCGCTATGGCGGAATACTTCCGTGATACCGGCCGCCACGCCCTGATCGTGTACGATGATTTGACGAAACAAGCTCAGGCTTACCGTCAGCTGTCGCTCTTGCTCCGTCGTCCTCCGGGACGTGAAGCCTACCCTGGCGACGTCTTCTATCTCCACAGCCGTCTGCTCGAGCGTGCGGCGAAACTGTCGGCGGATAAAGGCGGCGGTTCGTTGACGGCGCTTCCGATCATCGAGACTCAAGCGGGTGACATCTCGGCGTACATTCCGACGAACGTCATCTCGATCACGGATGGTCAGATCTTCCTGCAATCGGATCTGTTCTATAAAGGGATCCGTCCCGCAATCGACGTTGGTAAGTCGGTTTCGCGTGTCGGTGGTGCCGCTCAGATCAAAGCGATGAAACAGGTCGCGGGAACGATCAAACTTGAACTCGCTCAGTTCCGCGCGCTGGAAGCCTTCGCGGCGTTCGCGTCGGATCTCGATAAGGCTTCGCAACAGCAGCTGGCCCGTGGCCGTCGCTTGGTCGAAATCTTGAAGCAAGGTCAGTATCAGCCCTTCCGTGTCGAAGATCAGATCATCTCGATCTGGGGAGCGACCAACGGTTACGCGGACGGCATTGACGAAAAAGACGTCAAGCGCTGGGAAAAAGAGATGCTCGAGTTCGTGAAAACGAAGTACTCGCACATCGCTAAAAACATCGCCGAGAAAAAGGCGATCACCGACGAAACCAAAGCGGCACTGAAGCAGGCTCTCGAAGAGTTCAAAGCGATCTTCAAGTAA
- a CDS encoding ParA family protein — MAKTICIANQKGGVGKTTTSVNLSAALATAGKSVLLIDMDPQGNASSGLGLKRHEFQESNIYHVLIGEKSLGEVLADTQLPNLKIATANPDLVGAEIELVDMPEREYRLKSAIKPFAHEFDYIIIDCPPSLGLLTLNALTSAESFLVPLQCEYYALEGLSQLLNTAGLVKKNLNPTLHIEGIVLTMFDTRNNLSHQVVQEIRTHFGEKVFNAIIPRNVRLSEAPSHGQSIIQYDPRSIGSIKYQELATELVERDLRAAQSANAEMASEDLNA, encoded by the coding sequence GTGGCGAAGACCATCTGTATTGCCAACCAAAAGGGTGGAGTCGGTAAAACGACCACCTCGGTGAACCTGTCTGCGGCTTTGGCGACCGCTGGTAAGAGCGTACTTCTCATCGATATGGATCCGCAGGGGAATGCCTCCAGCGGTCTCGGTTTGAAACGCCACGAGTTTCAAGAGTCGAATATCTACCACGTTCTCATCGGCGAAAAGTCGCTCGGTGAGGTTCTGGCGGATACCCAGCTGCCCAATCTGAAGATCGCCACGGCCAATCCGGACCTCGTCGGTGCAGAAATTGAGCTCGTGGATATGCCGGAGCGGGAATATCGCCTGAAAAGTGCGATCAAGCCCTTCGCCCATGAGTTTGACTACATCATTATCGATTGTCCGCCGTCATTGGGGCTTTTGACCCTGAACGCGCTGACTTCGGCGGAAAGCTTTCTGGTTCCCCTGCAGTGCGAATACTACGCCCTGGAAGGGCTCTCTCAGCTGCTGAATACCGCAGGTCTGGTCAAAAAGAATCTGAACCCCACCCTCCATATCGAGGGCATCGTTCTGACGATGTTTGATACCCGTAACAATCTCTCTCACCAAGTTGTCCAGGAGATCCGGACTCACTTCGGCGAAAAGGTTTTCAACGCCATCATTCCCCGAAATGTTCGTCTGTCCGAGGCTCCCAGCCATGGTCAGTCCATCATTCAGTATGATCCTCGTTCGATTGGCTCGATCAAGTATCAAGAGCTCGCGACGGAGCTCGTGGAGCGGGATCTTCGGGCTGCGCAATCTGCGAACGCAGAAATGGCAAGTGAGGATCTAAATGCCTGA
- a CDS encoding ATP synthase F0 subunit B, whose protein sequence is MKSMTLFSLLTILANVAIAAPHGDGHHHGPDWTLIGWQAFNVGILVVGLIIVLRKPVREFFAAQKVAYVDAAAKTQAAKTAAENDLKSIRAELTRIEATAAESIARARAESADVRKQMIADAETTANRLRTDAETSAKLEVNRAVEQLRTQLLTDAVAAARNQMSAGVSSEDHQRLNKEFIRNIEAAQS, encoded by the coding sequence ATGAAATCGATGACACTCTTTTCGCTTCTGACAATTTTGGCGAATGTGGCGATCGCGGCTCCTCACGGGGACGGTCATCACCACGGTCCGGACTGGACTTTGATTGGCTGGCAGGCCTTCAACGTCGGCATCCTCGTTGTGGGCTTGATCATCGTTTTGCGTAAGCCCGTTCGCGAATTCTTCGCGGCCCAGAAGGTGGCTTACGTCGATGCGGCCGCAAAAACTCAAGCCGCAAAAACCGCAGCCGAGAACGATCTGAAGTCGATCCGTGCGGAACTCACCCGGATTGAAGCGACCGCAGCGGAAAGCATCGCGCGCGCTCGTGCCGAGTCGGCGGATGTGCGCAAACAAATGATCGCGGATGCCGAGACCACCGCAAACCGTCTGCGTACGGACGCCGAGACTTCGGCGAAATTGGAAGTGAACCGCGCCGTGGAACAGCTGCGCACGCAGCTTTTGACCGACGCCGTGGCGGCCGCTCGTAACCAAATGAGCGCCGGAGTTTCTTCGGAAGACCACCAGCGCCTGAACAAAGAATTCATCCGTAATATCGAGGCGGCACAGTCATGA